The proteins below are encoded in one region of Aquisphaera giovannonii:
- a CDS encoding aldo/keto reductase: MTERQLGKSGLRVSAEGLGCMGMSEFYDPKQMDDAESIRVIHAYLDAGGNFLDTADMYGVGRNEVLVGKAIRDRRGAVVLATKFGNVRGPSGEFLGVRGDPQYVRDCCEASLKRLGVDAIDLYYQHRVDPKTPIEDTVGAMADLVKAGKVRYLGLSEAAPATIRRAAKAHPIAALQTEFSLWSREPEEAILPTVRELGIGFVAYSPLGRGFLTGQFRSVDDLPPDDYRRNAPRFQGDNFRKNLQLVEKVGEIARARGCSPSQLALAWVLAQGEDIVPIPGTKRLKYLEENLGALDVSLTADDLAQVDAILPAGAASGDRYHAQALKAIDQ, translated from the coding sequence ATGACGGAGCGGCAACTCGGGAAGAGCGGCCTCCGCGTGTCGGCCGAGGGGCTCGGCTGCATGGGGATGAGCGAGTTCTACGACCCGAAGCAGATGGACGACGCGGAGTCGATCCGGGTCATCCACGCGTATCTCGACGCGGGGGGGAACTTCCTCGACACGGCCGACATGTACGGCGTGGGGAGGAACGAGGTGCTCGTCGGCAAGGCGATCCGCGACCGTCGCGGGGCGGTCGTGCTGGCGACCAAGTTCGGCAACGTCCGCGGGCCGAGCGGCGAGTTCCTCGGCGTCCGCGGCGACCCGCAATACGTGCGAGACTGCTGCGAGGCCAGCCTGAAGCGGCTCGGAGTGGATGCGATCGACCTCTACTATCAGCACCGGGTCGACCCGAAGACGCCCATCGAGGACACGGTCGGCGCGATGGCCGACCTGGTGAAGGCCGGCAAGGTGCGATACCTCGGCCTCTCCGAAGCGGCGCCCGCGACGATCCGACGCGCGGCCAAGGCCCACCCGATCGCGGCCTTGCAGACCGAATTCTCGCTGTGGAGCCGCGAGCCCGAGGAGGCGATCCTGCCGACAGTCCGCGAGCTGGGCATCGGCTTCGTCGCCTACAGCCCGCTGGGGCGAGGCTTCCTGACCGGCCAGTTCAGGTCCGTCGACGACCTCCCGCCGGACGACTACCGCCGCAACGCCCCGCGCTTCCAGGGCGACAACTTCCGCAAGAACCTCCAGCTCGTCGAGAAGGTCGGCGAGATCGCCCGCGCCAGGGGCTGCTCGCCGAGCCAGCTCGCGCTGGCGTGGGTGCTCGCGCAAGGGGAGGACATCGTCCCGATCCCGGGCACGAAGCGATTGAAGTATCTCGAGGAGAACCTGGGGGCGCTCGACGTGTCGTTGACGGCCGATGACCTGGCCCAGGTCGACGCCATCCTGCCGGCGGGGGCGGCTTCCGGCGATCGCTATCACGCCCAGGCCCTCAAGGCGATCGATCAATAG
- a CDS encoding glycosyltransferase family 4 protein produces the protein MRLLALVDSPEHVCCRYRIRAFDEAMARAGWGVQYRAIPTGLISRLRLLAAAAEFDAVILQRKLLPGWQLGILRRHARRLIFDFDDAVLYRDSYDPRGPYSRRRSARFAATVRASDAVIAGNDFLADCSLRAGAPAHRVRTVPTCIDPREYPSPAFLSPGNSGEHVDLVWIGSASTLQGLQARKPLWDHLGREVAGLRLRVICDAFPAFDALPVIPIPWSRAWEAADLAAGQIGVSWIPDDPWSRGKCALKVLQYQAAGLPAVANPVGMHAEVIEEGVTGYLADTPGEWAAAIRTLAADPGLRRRMGRQARERLEARYSVAAWSDAFVGAISGDDDRGEVEPWPPRATTSHAIREPFSLRLRRARLGGTAAPARFDGGDWDHE, from the coding sequence ATGCGACTACTCGCCCTGGTGGATTCGCCGGAGCACGTCTGCTGCCGGTATCGGATCCGAGCCTTCGACGAGGCCATGGCGCGGGCGGGCTGGGGCGTCCAGTACCGGGCGATCCCGACGGGGCTGATCTCGAGGCTGCGGCTGCTCGCGGCCGCGGCGGAGTTCGACGCCGTCATCCTCCAGCGCAAGCTCCTGCCCGGCTGGCAGCTCGGCATCCTCCGACGGCACGCGCGCAGGCTGATCTTCGATTTCGACGACGCGGTGCTCTACCGCGATTCCTACGACCCCCGCGGGCCCTATTCGAGGCGGCGGTCGGCCCGATTCGCGGCGACGGTCCGGGCCTCGGACGCGGTGATCGCCGGGAATGACTTCCTGGCGGATTGCTCCCTCCGGGCCGGGGCGCCGGCGCATCGGGTCCGCACGGTCCCGACCTGCATCGATCCCCGGGAATACCCCTCGCCCGCCTTCCTGAGCCCGGGGAACTCCGGCGAGCACGTCGACCTCGTCTGGATCGGCTCGGCCAGCACGCTCCAGGGGCTCCAGGCCCGGAAGCCGCTCTGGGACCACCTCGGCCGCGAGGTCGCCGGCCTGCGGCTGCGGGTCATCTGCGACGCATTCCCGGCCTTCGACGCCCTGCCCGTCATCCCGATCCCATGGTCCCGCGCCTGGGAGGCCGCCGACCTCGCGGCCGGGCAGATCGGCGTGAGCTGGATCCCGGACGACCCCTGGAGCCGGGGCAAGTGCGCCCTGAAGGTCCTCCAGTACCAGGCGGCCGGCCTGCCCGCGGTGGCCAATCCGGTGGGGATGCACGCCGAGGTCATCGAGGAGGGCGTCACGGGCTACCTCGCCGACACGCCAGGCGAATGGGCCGCGGCGATCCGCACGCTGGCGGCCGATCCCGGCCTCCGTCGACGGATGGGCCGCCAGGCGAGGGAGCGGCTCGAGGCCCGGTATTCCGTCGCGGCCTGGTCGGACGCCTTCGTCGGGGCGATCTCGGGCGACGACGATCGCGGCGAGGTCGAGCCATGGCCCCCCCGGGCGACGACATCCCACGCCATCCGGGAGCCCTTCTCCCTGAGATTGCGGCGGGCCCGGTTGGGCGGCACCGCCGCCCCGGCCCGATTCGACGGCGGCGATTGGGACCACGAGTGA
- a CDS encoding tandem-95 repeat protein — MILRDKSRRARRPSRRPGIGSDLALEARRLLDGGSPGLMISEFVASNKNGLKDQDGDASDWLEVYNPTAGSIDLTGWGLTDDSAVPRKWLFPSESLAAGGFLVVFASGKNRAAAGSELHASFKIGASGGYLALDRPDGTVADVYDSYPQQYTDVSYGHPFGTTYLVGAGAPATYKVPTDGSLGTTWTGTRFTPDASWSQGPTGLSYGMVQPGFTVHYVESTLDLTDLATVKTMLATPSEQLEARDATPGVINYLDTGPSGNFGDDNPFPGQDIGVDNDRFALQANGTIRIPASGDWTFGVNSDDGFELVLTGNGQTYRMAYDAPRAPGDTLATFNLAAGDYAAQLVYFENNGWASLEFFAAQGAKDSMDGSFRLVGDAASGGLAVSSPPSDPAVIATDVGPAMAGRNATAYVRLPFDASDPSAFDTLALKIRYDDGFVAYLNGVEVARRNAPAATSWSSAATASRGIGDALGTEIISLTDKVGLLESGTNVLAIQALNASASDSDFLLLPELVATSIDTTRGSYFKTPTPGDFNGQPYLGVAADVSASTGRGFFSSPFDLTLGTATAGASIYFTTDGSTPSPTNGTLYAGPIHIAGTTALRAVAFLDGYIPSHVESDTYIFVADVIHQSEDGSPPPGWPSASNGRFTINYGMDPTIVDDPTYGGQALEEALKAIPTISISTDLSNLFDPATGIYANPYGKGDDWERAASVELINPDGSQGFQINAGLRIRGGYSRSTDNPKHAFRLFFNNDYDGALDFPLFGSEGVSEFAKLDLRTDQNYSWSFDGSGANTAVREVFSRDVMRDMGDPYTRSRYYQLYIDGQYWGLYQSEERPEANWAASYYGGSKDDYDVIKVENYSYDVYATDGNLDAWTRLYNAAVAGFSSNADYYRIQGKNPDGTANPAYEDLLDVDNLIDYMQTILFTGNFDAPISAFLGNERPNNFYAFRDRTGQHGGFRFVTHDSEHTLFDVNEDRNGPWPAGSTLETFNPQWLHQQLMASPEYRQLFADHARKNFFDGGALTADSNIARFQARAAQIVQAIDGESARWGDSRREPAYTPADWQNAINYVLHDYFPARNAVVLGQLRSNGLFPGLDFPEFYVNGVVQDGGRVPSGTKVHLSALAGRVYYTTDGTDPRLIGGAISPSATLFDPATSADLVLTGTTRLEARAFDGTTWSAIQSADFQVNDPASADNLVVTELNYSPYPAADTSVDRETFEFIELRNVGARELDLTGVRITDGVTFAFPAGTYLAPGAYIVVVHDLAAFRSRYGNAPTVAGAYAGSFSNKGEHVQIVDAAGADIANFAYSNKAPWPTAPDGKGASLVAVATAPRSDLNSASSWRASVDHGGSPGSLGDTAPDLAAPDAAATDEDTPANLAITVADAETGAAGVLVTATSDNPALLPAGGLVLGGAGSARTLALTPAKDQSGKATITVTADDGQGGVTTRTFVLTVNPVDDPPVAADDSYAGDEDSPIRADAAHGVLVNDTDVDSPTLSAILVAPPKHGTVDLYADGSFTYVPDAYFHGTDGFTYVASDGQAQGPAATVSLVLRFVNHAPVAAADAYATDEDTPLLIGGAGGVLADDADVDGNDLAAQLVSTTSHGTLTLHADGGFFYMPDPDYNGTDSFRYRASDGASQSAVVTVSLTVRPVDDPPLLGAIAVQTVVEGSTLHFTATARDVDTPAGGLTFSLADGHPAGMTIDPKTGVITWKADRGPQALDVGVDVRDDAAPGVVSHGDVTIKVLNVAPTVDAGPDGQAEAGSPFAASGSFDDPGTESWSATVDYGDGTPAASLPLDADKSFRLSHVYAAAGSYTVTVGIGDGTATGVDSLVVTVSPPPDRTPPVLVAVSSTSSKKAVTGLALAFSEPIAGGTATNVDAYRLVQAGRDRKFGTKDDVVVRLRSATLDGSGTHVILAARKKLQANRKYQLQVSGSGATALTDAAGNALDGDGDALAGGDAVRRFTVARDRTVRPASLAVPSGAAARRLHASRSSRFGAR; from the coding sequence ATGATCCTCCGCGACAAATCCCGCCGGGCGCGCCGCCCGAGCCGACGCCCGGGCATCGGCTCGGACCTCGCGCTCGAGGCTCGCCGGCTCCTCGACGGCGGTTCGCCCGGGCTGATGATCAGCGAATTCGTGGCATCGAACAAGAACGGCCTGAAGGACCAGGACGGCGATGCGTCCGACTGGCTCGAGGTCTACAACCCCACCGCGGGCTCGATCGACCTGACGGGCTGGGGGCTGACCGACGACTCCGCGGTGCCGCGGAAGTGGCTGTTTCCCTCGGAATCGCTCGCGGCCGGCGGCTTCCTCGTGGTCTTCGCCTCGGGGAAGAATCGGGCGGCCGCGGGATCGGAGCTGCACGCCAGCTTCAAGATCGGGGCGAGCGGCGGGTATCTCGCGCTCGACAGGCCCGACGGCACCGTCGCCGACGTCTACGACTCCTACCCGCAGCAGTACACCGACGTCTCCTACGGCCACCCGTTCGGCACGACGTACCTCGTCGGCGCGGGGGCCCCGGCGACGTACAAGGTGCCGACGGACGGCTCGCTGGGGACGACGTGGACGGGCACGCGCTTCACGCCCGACGCGTCGTGGTCGCAGGGCCCGACCGGGCTGAGCTACGGCATGGTGCAGCCGGGATTCACGGTCCATTACGTCGAGTCCACGCTGGACCTCACCGACCTGGCGACGGTCAAGACGATGCTCGCGACGCCATCGGAGCAGCTCGAGGCCCGCGACGCCACGCCGGGCGTGATCAACTACCTCGACACCGGGCCGTCGGGGAATTTCGGCGACGACAATCCCTTCCCGGGCCAGGACATCGGCGTGGACAACGACCGCTTCGCCCTGCAGGCGAACGGCACGATCCGGATCCCGGCCTCGGGCGACTGGACGTTCGGCGTCAACAGCGACGACGGCTTCGAGCTGGTCCTCACCGGGAACGGGCAGACCTACCGGATGGCCTACGACGCGCCCAGGGCCCCCGGCGACACCCTGGCCACCTTCAACCTCGCTGCGGGCGATTACGCCGCCCAGCTCGTCTACTTCGAGAACAACGGCTGGGCGAGCCTGGAGTTCTTCGCCGCGCAGGGGGCGAAGGACTCGATGGACGGCTCGTTCCGCCTGGTCGGCGACGCCGCGTCCGGCGGGCTGGCCGTGTCGAGCCCTCCGTCCGACCCCGCCGTGATCGCCACCGACGTCGGCCCGGCCATGGCCGGCAGGAACGCCACGGCGTACGTCCGGCTCCCGTTCGACGCGTCCGACCCCTCGGCGTTCGACACGCTCGCGCTGAAGATCCGCTACGACGACGGGTTCGTCGCCTACCTCAACGGCGTGGAGGTCGCGCGGCGCAACGCGCCGGCGGCGACGTCGTGGAGCTCGGCCGCGACCGCGTCGCGGGGCATCGGCGACGCGCTCGGGACGGAGATCATCAGCCTCACGGACAAGGTCGGCCTGCTGGAATCCGGCACCAACGTCCTGGCGATCCAGGCGCTCAACGCCTCCGCGAGCGACTCCGACTTCCTGCTCCTCCCCGAACTGGTCGCGACGTCGATCGACACGACCCGGGGGAGCTATTTCAAGACGCCGACGCCCGGCGACTTCAACGGCCAACCTTATCTCGGCGTGGCCGCCGACGTCTCGGCGAGCACCGGCCGCGGCTTCTTCAGCAGCCCGTTCGACCTGACGCTGGGCACGGCGACGGCGGGCGCCTCGATCTATTTCACGACCGACGGCAGCACGCCGTCGCCGACGAACGGCACGCTCTACGCCGGCCCGATCCACATCGCGGGCACGACCGCGCTGCGGGCGGTGGCCTTCCTGGACGGCTACATCCCGTCGCACGTCGAGTCGGACACCTACATCTTCGTGGCCGACGTGATCCACCAGTCGGAGGACGGCTCGCCGCCGCCCGGCTGGCCGAGCGCCTCCAACGGCCGGTTCACGATCAATTACGGCATGGACCCGACGATCGTGGACGACCCGACGTACGGCGGCCAGGCCCTCGAGGAGGCCCTGAAGGCGATCCCGACGATCTCGATCTCGACCGACCTGTCGAACCTCTTCGACCCGGCGACGGGCATCTACGCGAACCCGTATGGCAAGGGGGACGACTGGGAGCGGGCCGCCTCGGTCGAGCTGATCAACCCGGACGGATCGCAGGGCTTCCAGATCAACGCCGGGCTGCGGATCCGCGGCGGCTACAGCCGCAGCACGGACAATCCGAAGCACGCCTTCCGCCTCTTCTTCAACAACGACTACGACGGCGCCCTCGACTTCCCGCTCTTCGGCTCCGAGGGCGTCTCCGAATTCGCCAAGCTGGACCTGCGGACCGACCAGAACTACTCGTGGAGCTTCGACGGCAGCGGCGCCAACACGGCCGTCCGCGAGGTCTTCTCGCGCGACGTGATGCGCGACATGGGCGATCCCTACACCAGGAGCCGCTACTATCAGCTCTACATCGACGGCCAGTACTGGGGCCTCTACCAGAGCGAGGAGCGGCCCGAGGCCAACTGGGCGGCCAGCTACTACGGCGGCAGCAAGGACGACTACGACGTCATCAAGGTGGAGAACTACTCCTACGACGTCTACGCCACCGACGGCAATCTGGACGCCTGGACGAGGCTCTACAACGCCGCCGTCGCGGGCTTCAGCTCGAACGCCGACTATTACCGGATCCAGGGCAAGAACCCCGACGGGACCGCGAATCCGGCCTACGAGGACCTGCTCGACGTCGACAACCTGATCGACTACATGCAGACGATCCTCTTCACGGGCAATTTCGACGCGCCGATCTCGGCCTTCCTGGGCAACGAGCGGCCGAACAACTTCTACGCCTTCCGGGATCGCACGGGCCAGCACGGAGGCTTCCGGTTCGTGACGCACGACAGCGAGCACACGCTGTTCGACGTCAACGAGGACCGCAACGGCCCATGGCCCGCCGGCTCCACGCTGGAGACCTTCAATCCGCAGTGGCTGCACCAGCAGCTCATGGCCAGCCCCGAGTACCGCCAGCTCTTCGCGGACCACGCCCGGAAGAACTTCTTCGACGGCGGGGCGCTCACGGCGGACAGCAACATCGCACGGTTCCAGGCCCGCGCCGCCCAGATCGTCCAGGCGATCGACGGCGAGTCGGCCCGATGGGGCGACTCCAGGCGCGAGCCGGCCTACACGCCCGCCGACTGGCAGAACGCGATCAACTACGTCCTGCACGACTACTTCCCCGCGCGGAACGCCGTGGTCCTGGGCCAGCTTCGCAGCAACGGCCTCTTCCCGGGCCTGGACTTCCCGGAATTCTACGTCAACGGCGTCGTCCAGGACGGCGGCCGCGTGCCGTCCGGGACGAAGGTCCATCTCTCGGCCCTTGCCGGCCGGGTCTACTACACGACCGACGGGACCGACCCTCGCCTCATCGGCGGGGCGATCAGCCCTTCGGCGACGCTCTTCGACCCGGCCACCTCGGCCGACCTGGTCCTCACCGGGACGACCCGACTCGAGGCCCGGGCGTTCGACGGCACGACCTGGTCGGCGATCCAGTCGGCCGACTTCCAGGTCAACGACCCGGCATCCGCCGACAACCTTGTCGTCACCGAGCTGAACTACAGCCCGTACCCGGCCGCCGACACGTCGGTGGACCGCGAGACGTTCGAGTTCATCGAGCTGAGGAACGTGGGCGCCCGCGAGCTGGACCTGACCGGGGTGAGGATCACCGATGGCGTCACGTTCGCCTTCCCCGCCGGCACCTACCTGGCGCCGGGGGCCTACATCGTCGTCGTCCACGACCTGGCCGCGTTCCGATCCAGGTACGGGAACGCCCCGACGGTCGCCGGCGCCTACGCGGGCAGCTTCAGCAACAAGGGCGAGCACGTGCAGATCGTCGACGCCGCCGGCGCCGACATCGCCAACTTCGCCTATTCGAACAAGGCCCCGTGGCCGACGGCGCCCGACGGCAAGGGGGCCTCGCTCGTGGCGGTCGCCACGGCCCCTCGCAGCGACCTGAATAGCGCGTCGTCCTGGCGGGCGAGCGTCGACCATGGGGGCTCCCCGGGGAGCCTCGGCGACACGGCGCCGGACCTGGCCGCGCCGGATGCCGCCGCCACCGACGAGGACACGCCGGCGAACCTGGCGATCACCGTCGCCGACGCCGAGACGGGCGCGGCGGGGGTCCTCGTCACGGCGACGTCCGACAACCCGGCGCTGCTGCCCGCGGGCGGGCTCGTGCTCGGAGGCGCCGGCTCCGCCCGGACGCTCGCCCTCACGCCGGCGAAGGATCAGTCGGGCAAGGCCACCATCACCGTCACGGCCGACGACGGCCAGGGCGGCGTGACGACCCGGACCTTCGTGCTCACGGTCAATCCGGTCGACGACCCTCCCGTGGCGGCCGACGACTCCTACGCCGGGGATGAGGACTCCCCCATCCGGGCGGACGCGGCCCACGGCGTCCTCGTCAACGACACCGACGTGGACAGCCCCACGCTCTCCGCGATCCTGGTCGCGCCGCCGAAGCACGGCACCGTGGATCTCTATGCCGACGGCAGCTTCACGTACGTGCCGGACGCCTATTTCCACGGCACGGACGGCTTCACCTACGTCGCCAGCGACGGCCAGGCCCAGGGCCCCGCGGCGACCGTCTCCCTCGTGCTGCGATTCGTGAATCATGCGCCCGTCGCCGCGGCCGACGCCTACGCCACCGACGAGGATACGCCGCTCCTCATCGGCGGGGCCGGCGGCGTGCTGGCCGACGACGCCGACGTCGACGGCAACGACCTCGCCGCGCAGCTCGTCTCCACGACGTCCCACGGCACGCTCACGCTCCACGCCGACGGGGGATTCTTCTACATGCCGGACCCGGACTACAACGGGACTGACAGCTTCCGCTACCGCGCGAGCGACGGGGCATCGCAGAGCGCCGTCGTCACGGTCTCGCTGACGGTCCGGCCCGTGGACGACCCGCCCCTGCTGGGCGCGATCGCCGTGCAGACGGTCGTCGAGGGCTCGACGCTGCACTTCACGGCGACGGCCCGGGACGTGGACACTCCCGCGGGCGGGCTCACGTTCTCGCTGGCGGACGGGCATCCGGCCGGCATGACCATCGACCCGAAGACGGGGGTTATCACCTGGAAGGCCGACCGCGGGCCGCAGGCGCTGGACGTCGGCGTGGACGTCCGGGACGATGCTGCGCCGGGGGTCGTGAGCCATGGCGACGTGACGATCAAGGTCCTCAACGTGGCCCCGACCGTGGACGCGGGGCCGGACGGCCAGGCCGAGGCGGGCTCGCCGTTCGCCGCATCGGGCTCGTTCGACGACCCGGGCACCGAGTCGTGGTCCGCGACAGTGGACTACGGCGACGGCACCCCGGCCGCGAGCTTGCCCCTGGATGCGGACAAGTCCTTCCGGCTCTCCCACGTCTACGCCGCCGCCGGGAGTTACACCGTGACGGTCGGCATCGGCGACGGCACGGCGACGGGCGTGGACTCGCTCGTGGTGACCGTCTCGCCCCCGCCGGACCGGACGCCGCCCGTCTTGGTGGCCGTATCTTCGACATCCAGCAAGAAGGCGGTGACCGGGCTCGCCCTGGCCTTCAGCGAGCCGATCGCGGGCGGGACCGCGACCAACGTCGATGCCTACCGGCTCGTGCAGGCCGGTCGCGACCGCAAGTTCGGGACGAAAGACGACGTGGTCGTCCGGCTCCGCTCGGCGACCCTCGACGGTTCGGGCACGCACGTCATCCTCGCGGCCCGGAAGAAGCTCCAGGCCAACAGGAAGTACCAGCTCCAGGTCTCCGGCTCGGGAGCCACGGCCCTGACCGACGCGGCGGGCAATGCCCTCGACGGCGACGGTGACGCCCTGGCCGGCGGCGACGCGGTCCGTCGTTTCACGGTCGCCCGCGACCGGACGGTGCGTCCCGCGTCGCTCGCGGTCCCGAGCGGGGCCGCGGCGAGGCGTCTCCACGCGTCCCGATCGAGCCGATTCGGGGCCCGTTGA
- a CDS encoding TIGR00266 family protein, giving the protein MRYKILYQPSFSMAVVELARGEQIMAESGAMVSMSPTIRLQAAMSGGGLFGAVKSAVGGESLFRTTFTAEDGPGEITLAPSALGDVMAVEMAGSRFYVQPGSYLAGHPALSIGVQGSMRGMLSGEGLFLLTVEGSGLLLLSSFGAIHEKRLGPGEEYIVDTGHIVAFEGSVQYRLEKATGGGQGQGIGGFLKGMVQSALSGEGFVCRYRGPGSIYMQTRQLPGFARQLLPFLPRAGGN; this is encoded by the coding sequence GTGCGCTACAAGATCCTGTACCAGCCGTCGTTCAGCATGGCCGTCGTGGAGCTCGCGCGGGGCGAGCAGATCATGGCGGAGTCGGGTGCGATGGTGAGCATGTCGCCGACGATCCGCCTCCAGGCGGCGATGTCCGGCGGGGGGCTCTTCGGCGCCGTGAAGAGCGCGGTGGGGGGCGAGTCGCTCTTCCGGACGACCTTCACGGCGGAGGACGGGCCGGGGGAGATCACGCTGGCGCCCTCGGCGCTCGGCGACGTCATGGCCGTGGAGATGGCCGGCTCGCGGTTCTACGTCCAGCCGGGCAGCTACCTGGCCGGCCACCCGGCGCTGAGCATCGGCGTCCAGGGGTCGATGCGGGGGATGCTCAGCGGCGAGGGCCTGTTCCTGCTGACGGTCGAGGGGAGCGGGCTCCTGCTCCTGTCCTCGTTCGGAGCCATCCACGAGAAGCGTCTCGGGCCCGGCGAGGAGTACATCGTCGACACCGGCCACATCGTCGCCTTCGAGGGCTCCGTGCAGTACCGCCTGGAGAAGGCTACGGGCGGCGGCCAGGGCCAGGGCATCGGCGGCTTCCTCAAGGGGATGGTGCAGTCGGCCCTGTCCGGCGAGGGGTTCGTCTGCCGCTACCGCGGGCCCGGCAGCATCTACATGCAGACGCGGCAATTGCCGGGCTTCGCACGCCAGCTCCTGCCCTTCCTGCCCAGGGCCGGCGGCAATTGA